From Zavarzinella sp., one genomic window encodes:
- a CDS encoding SpoIIE family protein phosphatase, which produces MPKLVLVKTPDGTESGRSYDLGTEPVLIGRSPDRCKIVLPISAVSREHAQVIGENGKFFIEDLNSRNFTFLNNQKVVGRSPELKEGDRVKICDFLFHYIDEQKYPTDTLTGSKIGNMRPFEEPDDTTQSTIEAKLDRLSSKQLLESQPQEKLRALVEITTSLGKTIEIKNLLPTIAEELLKLFKQADRCFFIELNESNHLVPTVCKLRRPMDGADQFSRTIVRKCLESHQSFLSEDATTDANVGMAQSIADFRIRSVMCVPLVTQDNHALGVVQLDTQDRTKKFTQDDLKFLACVAVQATVALENARIHEKLLSQQKIEEEQKSAASVQRNFLPQSYPQLNGYDFFAHYMSARTVGGDYYDFIALPDGRQIVLLGDVSGKGVPAALLMARLSGEARVATLQGKDLSEIISILNQRMIDANLGDRYVTLAAFLIDPETNVVEIVNAGHISPLLVRTDTKTIEPLFPKGHNNFPIGWIDGHQFSSIQLTLDVGDSILVYTDGVEDAQPNTGERFKADGVYRVLGVALNDSEPQKASLLGNRVINAVTDYTGNHPQFDDIALVCFGRYCEELVLELSPIGDTRDD; this is translated from the coding sequence ATGCCCAAGTTAGTACTAGTGAAAACCCCAGACGGCACAGAATCGGGTCGAAGCTACGATTTGGGAACCGAACCGGTCCTTATCGGCAGAAGCCCGGATCGGTGCAAAATCGTTTTGCCGATCAGTGCCGTCAGCCGAGAACATGCCCAGGTCATTGGCGAAAATGGCAAGTTTTTTATTGAGGATCTCAACAGCCGAAATTTCACGTTTTTAAACAACCAGAAAGTGGTGGGGAGGTCTCCGGAACTGAAAGAAGGCGACCGCGTGAAAATTTGTGATTTTCTGTTCCATTACATCGACGAACAAAAGTACCCCACGGATACGCTGACTGGTTCCAAAATTGGCAACATGCGGCCATTTGAAGAGCCAGATGACACTACACAGAGCACCATTGAAGCAAAGCTGGACAGACTTAGCTCGAAACAGTTGCTGGAATCCCAACCGCAGGAGAAATTGCGGGCATTGGTGGAAATTACCACATCGCTGGGCAAAACGATCGAAATCAAGAATTTATTGCCCACCATCGCAGAAGAATTATTAAAGCTTTTTAAGCAGGCAGATCGGTGCTTCTTCATCGAATTGAATGAATCCAATCACCTGGTACCCACAGTCTGTAAGTTGCGTCGACCAATGGATGGTGCAGACCAGTTCAGCCGGACGATTGTGCGGAAGTGCCTCGAATCGCACCAATCCTTTTTGAGCGAAGATGCCACCACCGATGCTAACGTGGGCATGGCACAATCGATCGCCGATTTTCGCATTCGATCGGTGATGTGCGTGCCATTGGTGACACAGGATAATCACGCACTGGGAGTGGTGCAGTTGGATACCCAGGATCGGACGAAGAAATTCACCCAGGACGATCTGAAGTTTCTGGCGTGCGTGGCAGTTCAGGCGACCGTTGCTTTGGAAAATGCCCGTATACACGAAAAATTATTGTCCCAGCAGAAAATTGAGGAGGAGCAGAAATCTGCGGCGAGTGTGCAGCGGAATTTTCTGCCCCAAAGTTATCCCCAGCTCAATGGCTACGACTTTTTTGCCCACTATATGTCGGCACGCACCGTGGGTGGGGATTATTACGACTTTATTGCCCTTCCAGATGGAAGACAAATTGTCTTATTGGGGGATGTGTCTGGTAAGGGAGTTCCCGCTGCCTTGCTGATGGCACGTCTCAGTGGCGAAGCACGCGTTGCCACCTTGCAGGGGAAAGATCTTAGCGAGATTATTTCGATACTGAACCAGCGGATGATCGATGCCAACCTGGGTGACAGGTACGTTACATTGGCAGCGTTTTTAATAGATCCGGAAACGAATGTTGTGGAAATTGTCAACGCGGGACACATTTCCCCACTGTTGGTGAGGACTGATACCAAAACTATCGAACCATTGTTCCCGAAAGGCCACAACAACTTCCCAATTGGCTGGATTGATGGGCACCAATTCAGCTCAATTCAACTGACACTGGACGTGGGCGATAGCATTTTAGTGTATACTGATGGTGTCGAAGATGCACAACCTAATACTGGCGAACGATTCAAAGCAGATGGCGTTTATCGGGTGTTGGGAGTTGCTTTGAATGATTCTGAACCACAAAAAGCAAGTTTATTGGGGAACCGGGTGATTAATGCTGTAACGGATTACACTGGTAACCATCCGCAATTTGATGACATCGCTTTGGTTTGCTTTGGAAGGTATTGTGAAGAACTGGTGTTGGAACTATCGCCCATTGGCGACACCCGAGACGACTGA
- a CDS encoding Kdo hydroxylase family protein — MEQNFATFDTAQLTQLEHGGLLPLPDSVGKILAQQFSQPLHELPQGRIRAKGLSYDPKTGTVRGTPIPFESEQVDLLHQISQQMIEIVHKLLPAYAAEIIPDRLTWQTHEVANAPHRTNARDDLYHVDNFPTRPSRGMRILRFCLNFDTDVRVFAVSEPFRKLIEFYRNPLKQALKQSNNLSNINSPWWHFGKNRDTNPSDYDLVMGKIHHWMKADLHFQDRCKKYLHRFSAHEGWLFFSDGTAYAHLRGKRLLDHSFFVPQRCLVAPQCSPLALLEACHTQEA; from the coding sequence TTGGAGCAAAATTTTGCCACTTTCGATACAGCACAACTAACCCAACTGGAACATGGTGGGCTGCTTCCCCTACCCGACTCTGTGGGCAAAATACTGGCACAACAGTTTTCGCAACCGCTGCACGAACTGCCGCAAGGGAGAATTCGTGCGAAAGGTTTGTCTTACGACCCGAAAACTGGTACGGTGCGTGGCACGCCGATACCATTCGAATCGGAACAGGTTGATCTGCTCCACCAGATTAGTCAGCAAATGATTGAAATAGTGCACAAACTGTTGCCCGCATACGCGGCAGAGATCATTCCTGACCGACTTACTTGGCAAACTCATGAAGTTGCCAATGCCCCGCACCGCACTAATGCCCGCGATGATCTCTACCACGTCGACAATTTCCCAACCCGACCGAGCCGCGGGATGCGAATTTTGAGATTCTGCCTGAATTTCGACACCGATGTTCGTGTTTTTGCAGTTTCAGAACCTTTTCGAAAGCTCATTGAGTTCTATCGAAACCCACTGAAACAGGCACTCAAACAATCTAACAATCTTTCGAATATCAACTCTCCATGGTGGCACTTTGGCAAGAATCGAGATACGAATCCCAGTGATTACGACCTGGTGATGGGCAAAATCCACCACTGGATGAAGGCCGATTTACATTTTCAGGATCGCTGCAAGAAATATTTACATCGTTTCTCCGCCCACGAAGGCTGGTTGTTCTTCAGCGATGGCACTGCATACGCCCATTTACGTGGCAAGAGGTTGCTGGATCACAGTTTTTTTGTCCCACAACGGTGTCTGGTTGCCCCACAGTGCAGCCCACTGGCACTGCTGGAAGCTTGTCACACCCAGGAAGCTTAG
- a CDS encoding ATP-dependent Clp protease adaptor ClpS, with amino-acid sequence MAGPSTLPSPDVEEKVRTRRMPPYNVILHNDDDHTFEYVILMLLELFGYPPEKGFLMAEEVHRTGRVIVFTGSKEVAELKQEQIHAYGADPLLDRSEGSMTATIEPACG; translated from the coding sequence GTGGCTGGACCATCCACGCTGCCATCGCCTGATGTGGAAGAGAAGGTACGCACGCGGCGAATGCCCCCGTACAACGTCATTTTACACAACGACGATGACCATACTTTTGAATACGTTATTCTAATGCTGTTAGAGTTGTTCGGTTATCCGCCGGAAAAAGGCTTTTTGATGGCAGAAGAAGTGCATCGTACTGGGCGGGTTATTGTCTTTACTGGCAGCAAAGAAGTAGCAGAATTAAAACAGGAGCAAATTCACGCTTACGGTGCGGACCCACTCCTGGACCGTTCGGAAGGTTCCATGACCGCAACGATCGAGCCTGCATGCGGCTAA
- a CDS encoding DUF1588 domain-containing protein — protein sequence MKWRNCAAIGSIFLAVWLISLVQSVAQEVTREKKPTQARTTDIQVDPTELKDLATQVLSTYCVSCHGPDKQNGKIRLDSLETIDPVDQQKLYAKAKEAVHTEEMPPTKAKQPTDAERKVLLKWLDTQLTGESAKALAEKLQRFEYGNVVNHDDLFSGKYANLPAFTHDRRWVISEFIFNEKVNRLLDYHPTRSIYGRNYQVAGDSGVHWSVKTEWGNQFRRTIANPFLLPEVVGVRYSAHEAVTGGTLLTMLGNAKRISWHMSSESTMKKHYPAMFAVMKTELEHREIVRSRERFLSTYRYMDHLLEEIYGDAHAGLLPKFVRLDIPYPGPREKAEPGQAKRNANPGFLQRLDAEDVNSIFESIATYQAKPYKVTLDLTKTVKDKKGQDAWSPYTDAERAAYDKVIASAERDWVMFGVSKYRIENRVTLMKQFWDHWDREMIYGQVKGRSGAPAYKPLNNAEMEVITQSIRKHRQMGDTYQQIIDKCLSEWNADFKAQRQIAGGLSEETLGAFIVELYGKIFERKPTESERATYIELMKSYTETQETQVAIAKVIESLILKTEFMYRNEFGQGKADEHGRQMMSPRDASYALAYALTDTSPDAELIKAVEEGRLKSREDYEREVRRMLARRDQWTIIDEGVQAANLNASVTNQPIRKLRFFREFFGYPKAMTVFKDDARFGINGQSAVVTRLIDEADLLVEHILEKDKNVFTELLTTDKFYVFHNGNNQSMQAASDSYRRTYYYFKDLEWQKFKPEDLKPHAEFLKTKSTKELKEYREADAKKTLGLLQRFMKSAEQQFGAGQTAGMPYMWVAYGFWNGGPVLGRTGQQMRGEAVTSYWNIDWQTWDYPTQQPATIPNRKGMLTHPAWLVAHSMNLESDPIHRGKWVREKLLAGTIPDVPIEVDAVIPPDHHLTLRERMEDRTGVEYCWRCHQQMDPLGFPFEQYDDFGRFRTEENLEHPDNLIKAAPGRNAARKDLTFGADLPKYKTKPVNPQGVLIGTGDPKLDGNVKDAFDLIERLAKSEKVRQSIIRHAFRYFLGRNETLADSKTLIDAEKAYLNSNGSFDEVIVSLLTSDSFIFRKPNPKD from the coding sequence ATGAAGTGGCGAAACTGTGCTGCGATTGGAAGTATATTCTTAGCTGTGTGGTTAATTTCTCTTGTTCAGAGTGTGGCACAGGAAGTAACTCGCGAAAAAAAACCAACTCAAGCCAGAACCACAGATATCCAAGTCGACCCCACAGAACTTAAAGACCTTGCTACGCAAGTACTTAGCACCTATTGTGTGTCTTGCCACGGCCCAGACAAACAGAACGGAAAAATCCGCCTGGATTCACTGGAAACAATTGATCCAGTAGACCAGCAGAAGTTGTATGCGAAGGCAAAAGAAGCCGTTCATACAGAAGAAATGCCTCCCACAAAGGCAAAACAGCCCACAGATGCTGAACGAAAAGTCCTCCTGAAATGGTTGGATACCCAGTTAACTGGAGAATCTGCCAAAGCACTGGCAGAAAAATTGCAGCGGTTCGAGTACGGAAACGTTGTCAATCACGATGATCTTTTTTCCGGAAAGTACGCCAACCTGCCTGCATTCACCCACGACCGCAGGTGGGTGATCAGTGAGTTCATTTTTAATGAGAAAGTGAACCGCCTATTGGATTACCACCCCACCCGTTCAATTTATGGCAGGAATTATCAGGTTGCCGGCGACAGTGGCGTGCACTGGAGCGTGAAAACCGAATGGGGGAATCAGTTTCGCCGCACCATCGCCAATCCATTTTTGCTGCCAGAGGTGGTTGGCGTTCGATATTCCGCCCACGAAGCCGTGACGGGTGGCACACTGTTGACAATGCTGGGAAACGCCAAACGAATTTCATGGCACATGTCGTCCGAATCGACGATGAAAAAGCACTACCCAGCCATGTTTGCGGTTATGAAGACCGAACTGGAACATCGAGAGATTGTTCGTTCTCGAGAGCGTTTTCTTTCTACCTACCGTTATATGGATCATTTGCTGGAGGAAATCTACGGAGATGCCCACGCAGGCCTGTTGCCAAAATTTGTTCGTTTGGATATCCCCTACCCAGGTCCGCGTGAGAAAGCCGAACCGGGTCAGGCAAAGCGAAATGCCAACCCAGGCTTCCTTCAACGATTGGATGCGGAGGATGTGAATTCTATTTTCGAGAGCATCGCCACCTACCAGGCCAAGCCTTACAAAGTGACGCTGGATTTGACCAAAACAGTGAAAGACAAGAAAGGTCAGGATGCATGGTCACCTTACACAGATGCAGAACGTGCCGCTTATGACAAAGTGATTGCCAGTGCAGAACGGGACTGGGTGATGTTTGGAGTGAGCAAATACCGTATCGAAAACCGCGTCACTCTGATGAAACAGTTCTGGGACCACTGGGACAGGGAGATGATCTATGGACAGGTCAAAGGCCGAAGCGGTGCACCTGCATACAAACCGTTAAACAATGCGGAGATGGAAGTAATTACCCAATCGATCAGGAAGCACCGACAAATGGGTGATACCTACCAGCAGATTATCGACAAATGCCTGTCGGAATGGAATGCAGATTTCAAAGCACAGCGACAGATAGCTGGTGGCTTAAGTGAAGAGACACTCGGTGCGTTTATCGTTGAGCTATATGGAAAGATTTTTGAACGAAAGCCCACAGAATCCGAGCGTGCTACATACATCGAATTGATGAAATCCTACACAGAAACGCAAGAGACTCAGGTCGCAATTGCAAAAGTGATTGAATCTCTGATCCTGAAGACTGAATTCATGTACCGAAATGAGTTCGGGCAAGGCAAAGCAGATGAACATGGCAGACAGATGATGTCGCCCCGTGACGCAAGCTATGCACTGGCTTATGCACTTACCGATACGAGCCCAGACGCGGAACTGATCAAAGCTGTGGAGGAAGGCCGACTGAAATCTCGCGAAGATTATGAGAGAGAGGTTCGGCGGATGTTAGCACGGCGTGACCAGTGGACCATTATCGATGAAGGGGTGCAGGCGGCGAACCTCAATGCAAGTGTGACCAATCAGCCAATCAGAAAGCTGCGTTTCTTCCGTGAGTTTTTTGGTTACCCCAAAGCAATGACCGTATTTAAGGACGATGCCCGATTTGGCATCAATGGTCAGTCGGCTGTAGTCACTCGTCTGATTGACGAGGCGGACCTGTTAGTCGAACACATTCTGGAAAAGGATAAAAACGTATTCACAGAATTGTTGACTACGGACAAATTCTATGTCTTTCACAATGGTAACAACCAATCGATGCAGGCTGCATCGGATTCCTATCGCAGGACTTACTACTACTTTAAGGATCTGGAATGGCAGAAGTTCAAACCAGAGGATCTGAAACCTCATGCAGAATTTCTGAAGACAAAAAGTACCAAAGAACTGAAAGAATATCGTGAAGCAGATGCCAAAAAGACCCTGGGACTGTTACAGCGATTCATGAAAAGCGCGGAACAGCAATTCGGAGCGGGCCAGACTGCTGGCATGCCCTACATGTGGGTGGCATACGGCTTCTGGAATGGCGGGCCTGTACTTGGTAGAACAGGTCAGCAGATGCGGGGTGAGGCCGTAACCAGTTACTGGAACATCGACTGGCAGACTTGGGACTACCCCACGCAACAACCTGCAACCATTCCAAACCGTAAGGGGATGTTAACCCACCCCGCCTGGCTGGTGGCACATTCAATGAACCTCGAATCTGATCCGATCCACCGTGGGAAGTGGGTGCGAGAAAAATTGCTTGCAGGCACCATTCCGGACGTTCCAATTGAAGTGGATGCAGTGATCCCACCCGACCACCACCTGACATTACGTGAACGGATGGAAGACCGTACGGGTGTTGAATATTGTTGGCGGTGCCACCAGCAGATGGATCCACTGGGCTTTCCATTTGAGCAGTACGATGATTTTGGCCGCTTCCGTACCGAAGAAAACTTGGAACATCCAGACAACCTGATCAAAGCAGCCCCTGGGCGGAATGCAGCCCGGAAAGATCTGACCTTCGGTGCCGACTTGCCAAAATACAAAACCAAGCCAGTTAACCCACAGGGTGTTCTCATAGGGACGGGCGACCCGAAGCTGGATGGTAATGTGAAGGATGCGTTTGATCTGATAGAACGACTGGCCAAGTCCGAAAAAGTTCGGCAGTCAATCATTCGACATGCCTTTCGTTATTTCCTTGGCCGGAACGAAACGCTGGCTGATTCAAAAACCCTGATCGATGCCGAAAAAGCGTACTTAAACAGCAATGGCAGCTTCGACGAAGTAATTGTCTCTCTGCTTACCTCTGATTCGTTTATCTTCCGCAAACCCAACCCCAAGGACTAA